One Mesotoga infera genomic region harbors:
- a CDS encoding NAD-dependent epimerase/dehydratase family protein encodes MKIIIFGGTGRVGRVILDRALNDNHIVTIFVGNVSKLTVRKENLRIFQGDVFNSQSVRDAIRGQDAIISALGPDNSGSVNDTLAVATRNIVNGARDAEVDKIVSIANSGILQLSPRELRLDSPNYPQYLKKSSREFLDAFEILKTSELDWVVVCPPFMSFSEGNQSYRVSADFLPENGEKISVQDVAEFAFKQLFTSEYSQKRVGIAY; translated from the coding sequence TTGAAGATAATTATTTTTGGCGGTACCGGAAGAGTGGGTAGGGTCATTCTTGATAGGGCCTTGAACGATAATCACATAGTCACAATTTTCGTTGGGAACGTCTCCAAGTTAACTGTGCGAAAAGAGAATCTAAGGATCTTCCAAGGAGATGTTTTCAACAGTCAGAGCGTAAGGGACGCAATCAGGGGTCAAGACGCTATTATCAGCGCTCTGGGTCCAGATAATTCAGGTAGCGTGAATGATACTCTAGCGGTAGCTACAAGAAACATAGTAAATGGCGCGAGAGATGCCGAAGTCGATAAAATAGTTTCTATAGCCAATTCAGGTATTTTGCAGCTGTCCCCTAGAGAGCTCAGGCTTGATTCCCCGAACTATCCTCAGTATCTGAAAAAGTCTTCGAGAGAATTCCTGGATGCATTTGAAATCCTGAAGACTTCTGAACTTGACTGGGTTGTTGTTTGCCCGCCCTTCATGTCCTTTTCTGAAGGAAATCAGAGTTACAGGGTTTCTGCAGATTTTCTTCCTGAAAATGGAGAGAAGATCTCTGTTCAGGATGTAGCTGAATTTGCTTTCAAGCAGTTGTTCACTTCTGAGTATTCTCAGAAGAGGGTTGGCATTGCTTATTAG
- a CDS encoding AAC(3) family N-acetyltransferase yields MEEAEAVKMSNNGPVTSKSLISDLKQLGVKRGMVLLVHSSLSKLGWVCGGAVAVVKALETILDEDGTLVMPAHSGDLSEPSNWSNPPVPESWYDTIRRTMPPFNRAETPTRGMGVISETFRKMKGVIRSDHPQVSFTARGKRASYIVDNHELEFGMGEGSPLARLYDLNAYILLLGVSHKNNSSLHLAEYRADFPSRRLCKDGAPISENGKRVWREFVDYELDTDDFETIGRAFEEAFSPIVNRGVVGYGKALLIPQVELVDFAVEWMTKNRK; encoded by the coding sequence ATGGAGGAAGCCGAAGCAGTAAAAATGAGCAATAACGGGCCGGTAACTTCGAAGAGTCTGATCTCCGACCTTAAACAACTTGGAGTAAAAAGAGGAATGGTATTGTTGGTGCATTCCTCTCTGAGCAAACTAGGTTGGGTCTGTGGCGGTGCCGTTGCTGTAGTGAAGGCACTTGAAACGATTCTGGACGAGGATGGAACACTGGTTATGCCGGCTCATTCCGGAGATCTCAGCGAGCCGTCTAACTGGTCAAATCCCCCGGTTCCGGAGAGCTGGTATGACACAATAAGAAGGACAATGCCCCCCTTCAACAGAGCCGAAACCCCTACCAGAGGAATGGGTGTAATCTCCGAGACCTTTAGAAAGATGAAGGGTGTCATCAGGAGCGATCACCCGCAGGTTTCTTTTACTGCTAGAGGCAAGAGAGCCTCTTACATAGTCGATAACCACGAATTGGAGTTTGGAATGGGAGAAGGATCACCTCTTGCCAGACTGTATGACCTAAATGCTTACATATTGCTCTTAGGGGTGAGTCATAAGAATAACAGCTCTTTACATCTTGCAGAGTACCGCGCCGATTTTCCATCTAGAAGACTTTGTAAAGACGGAGCCCCTATAAGCGAAAATGGAAAGAGAGTCTGGAGGGAGTTCGTTGACTACGAGCTAGATACGGATGACTTTGAAACGATAGGAAGGGCTTTCGAAGAAGCCTTTTCACCAATTGTCAACAGAGGAGTTGTCGGATATGGAAAAGCACTTTTGATTCCCCAGGTAGAGTTGGTGGATTTCGCGGTTGAATGGATGACAAAGAACCGAAAGTAA
- a CDS encoding 2,3-diphosphoglycerate-dependent phosphoglycerate mutase, whose amino-acid sequence MTKLVLVRHGESTWNKENRFTGWTDVDLSEKGREEAKKAGKVLKADGYDFDLAYTSVLKRAIRTLWYIMDEMDFMWIPVIRDWRLNERHYGALQGLNKAETAAKHGEEQVKIWRRSYDIQPPALEESDERFPGHDPKYRSLSDEELPRTECLKDTVARFLPLWKNEISTEIRSGKKVLIVAHGNSLRALVKYLDNIPDDEIVGLNIPTGIPLVYELNDDLKPIEHYYLGDPEEIAKAQQAVANQGKAK is encoded by the coding sequence ATGACCAAACTCGTACTGGTAAGACATGGAGAAAGCACATGGAACAAAGAGAACCGCTTCACTGGCTGGACCGATGTTGATCTCTCAGAAAAGGGCAGAGAGGAAGCAAAGAAAGCCGGGAAAGTACTGAAGGCCGATGGATACGATTTCGATCTTGCATATACTTCAGTTCTAAAGAGGGCAATAAGAACCTTATGGTACATAATGGACGAAATGGATTTCATGTGGATTCCGGTGATTAGAGACTGGAGGCTGAACGAGAGACATTACGGAGCCCTTCAGGGTCTTAACAAAGCCGAAACCGCTGCAAAACACGGCGAGGAACAGGTGAAGATCTGGAGGAGAAGCTATGATATTCAGCCGCCTGCGCTCGAAGAGAGTGACGAGAGGTTTCCCGGGCATGACCCGAAATACAGGTCTCTTTCAGACGAAGAACTCCCCAGAACCGAGTGTCTTAAGGACACTGTAGCAAGATTCCTGCCACTTTGGAAAAATGAGATATCAACAGAGATAAGGTCTGGAAAGAAAGTGCTAATTGTAGCCCACGGAAACAGCCTTCGTGCACTGGTCAAATATCTGGACAATATTCCTGACGACGAGATCGTAGGATTGAACATTCCAACTGGAATACCTCTTGTTTACGAACTGAATGACGATCTAAAACCAATAGAGCATTACTATTTGGGCGATCCGGAAGAGATTGCAAAGGCACAGCAGGCAGTTGCGAATCAGGGGAAAGCAAAGTAA